In one Procambarus clarkii isolate CNS0578487 chromosome 87, FALCON_Pclarkii_2.0, whole genome shotgun sequence genomic region, the following are encoded:
- the LOC138358893 gene encoding autotransporter adhesin BpaC-like, which yields MITGLTRTRQNIYNKIDISTEIKHNAPGHTTNAPGHTTNALGHTTNALGHTTNAPGHTTNALGHTTNAPGHTTNAPGHTTNAPGHTTNALGHTTNAPGHTTNAPGHTTNAPGHTTNAPGHTTNALGHTTNAPGHTTNALGHTTNAPGHTTNAPGHTTNAPGHTTNAPGHTTNAPGHTTNAPGHTTNAPGHTTNAPGHTTNAPGHTTNALGHTTNAPGHTTNALGHTTNAPGHTTNAPGHTTNAPGHTTNALGHTTNASGHTTNALGHTTNAPGHTTNAPGHTTNAPGHTTNALGHTTNALGHTTNAPGHTTNALGHTTNALGHTTNALSSKAHQPSINHHRKYWQKKRLKS from the coding sequence atGATCACCGGCCTTACAAGAACGAgacaaaatatatacaataaaatagATATTTCCACGGAAATAAAACACAATGCCCCAGGGCACACCACCAATGCCCCAGGGCACACGACCAATGCCCTAGGGCACACGACCAATGCCCTAGGGCACACGACCAATGCCCCAGGGCACACGACCAATGCCCTTGGGCACACCACCAATGCCCCAGGGCACACCACCAATGCCCCAGGGCACACGACCAATGCCCCAGGGCACACGACCAATGCCCTAGGGCACACGACCAATGCCCCAGGGCACACCACCAATGCCCCAGGGCACACCACCAATGCCCCAGGGCACACCACCAATGCCCCAGGGCACACGACCAATGCCCTAGGGCACACGACCAATGCCCCAGGGCACACGACCAATGCCCTAGGGCACACCACCAATGCCCCAGGGCACACCACCAATGCCCCAGGGCACACCACCAATGCCCCAGGGCACACCACCAATGCCCCAGGGCACACGACCAATGCCCCAGGGCACACCACCAATGCCCCAGGGCACACCACCAATGCCCCAGGGCACACCACCAATGCCCCAGGGCACACGACCAATGCCCCAGGGCACACGACCAATGCCCTAGGGCACACGACCAATGCCCCAGGGCACACGACCAATGCCCTAGGGCACACCACCAATGCCCCAGGGCACACCACCAATGCCCCAGGGCACACGACCAATGCCCCAGGGCACACGACCAATGCCCTAGGGCACACGACCAATGCCTCAGGGCACACGACCAATGCCCTAGGGCACACCACCAATGCCCCAGGGCACACGACCAATGCCCCAGGGCACACCACCAATGCCCCAGGGCACACGACCAATGCCCTAGGGCACACGACCAATGCCCTAGGGCACACCACCAATGCCCCAGGGCACACGACCAATGCCCTAGGGCACACCACCAATGCCCTAGGGCACACCACCAATGCCCTCAGCTCCAAAGCCCATCAAccttccatcaaccaccacaggAAGTATTGGCAGAAGAAAAGGTTGAAGTCTTGA